The genomic segment CCGACGAGCGACGTGATCACGAGCGCGGACGTACGTCTGGACTTGTTCATGCGCTTGGCCTAGCGGCTCACAAGATGATCTCGAGATCCTCGCGCTTGGTGACTCCAGTGGTGTCGACACCGCTGATCAGATCCGCCACGAAGCCCTTGCCCGGGATCTCTCCCTCGGGGTCGATCTCCAGCCACGGCACGAGAACGAAGCCACGCTCGTGCGCGCGCGGGTGGGGAAGGATCAACTGATCGTCGTCAGCGACGCGATCGCCCACGATGATCAGGTCAACATCGAGAGTGCGCGGGGCGCCAGGCTCCGAACGCTCGCGACCGAAGGCGTCTTCGATTGCAAGAGCGCGATCGAGCAGCGTGTGGACCGTCAAGGTGGTGTCGATCAGGACGACAGCGTTGAGGAACTTGTCAGATCCATCGGGCGTACCGATCGGCTCAGTCTCGTAAACCGAGGAGATGGCGACGACCGTGACCTCAGGGGTGTCTTCAAGCGTGGACACTCCGCCCTGGATCCGGCCGTGACGATCGCCCATATTGGACCCGAACGCCACCACGGCCTGACGGATGGGCCGCATACCGCCGGTCATCGTGTCAGCGTCCAAGACATACGGGGTGGGCGATTCGGTCACTGTCTGCTCCGCTCGATCGTGACGGCGACGTCTGAGAACGTCACCGCGATGGGCGCTTCTGGTTTGTGCACCGTCACGCTAACCCATTGCACCGACTCATCGGAGAGGCACATGTCCGCGATACGGAGCGCGACGGTCTCGATGAGATCAACGGGGTCGTTCACGATGGCATCGTGCACACCTTGAGCGAGGACCCCGTAGTCGACTGATTTGGTCAGATCGTTGTCTCGGGCGGCCGGTCCGAGGTCAAGACCGAGGCTCACGTCGACGCTGAAAAGCTGCCCGTTCTCCCGTTCGAAATCGAACAGCCCGTGACGTCCGTGGGCGCTGACGCCCCGCAAGTCGATGCGGTCGAGCCCTTCAGGAATCGCCATCAGCCCTCCGAGTCCAAGTTGCCGATTTCAGCGACCGGCGACGCATGACGGGACCAGAATTTCCAGCCGGCTCCGTCACGTACCAAGATACTGGTGCACACCGCCTTGGCCCCCGAGAATGTCTCCGCTCCGGTCGCCTCGCCGCCCGACAGGATGTTCTCGGTGCAGGTGATCACGACGACGGATGGGTCGTCATCATTAGGAGGCAGGGCTGTGACCTCGCGCTCCGTCAGGAAGAACTGGATGTAGCCGACGTTGGCCATCAGCACCGTCCACGACCTCAGGACGGCCTGTGTGCCGCGCAGCGGCACGGCACCGGGGTGCACACAGGACGTCTCGGGATCATCGACCCACAGCGATGCCATCAGGTCGACATCACCTGTTTCGACAGCGTCGTAGAACGCCCTGTGCGTCGCGAGAGCCGCCTCGGTCAAGGACGCTCCTGATGTGTCCGTGCGACGACGCGTACGGCATCGGCAGACGCGGCTGGCTCGTGCACGCGTACGCCCCACGCAGCGGCGTCGGCGCACATCGTGGTGATCGCCGTTGTGGCGTCCTCGCGCTGGTCAGTCGGACGAAGCTCTCCGCCCTCGGCAAGCAGCTCCCCGAGGAACCGCTTGCGGCTCGCAGCCACCAGCACCGGGTAGCCGAGTGCGGTGAACGAGTCGAGGTTGGCCAGCACCGACCAGTTCTGGTCGCCCGTCTTGGAGAAGCCCAGACCCGGGTCGATGATGATGTGGTTGCGGTCGACTCCAGCCGCCAGGGCAACCTCGACCTGCCCCATCAGCTCGCGGATGATGTCGGCGATCAGGTCGTCGTACGTCGTGTGGTCCTTGTCCTGCATGACGGCCGAATGCTGTCGCCAGTGCATGAGGACCAGCGGACATGCTGCGGTCGCTGCGACGCCCACCATGGCTGGGTCCGCGCGCCCACCCGAAACATCGTTGAGGATCGCAGCTCCAGCGCCGAGAGCCTGCTCAGCGACGGACGCTCGCATCGTGTCAACGGACACGGTGATGCCTTCTGCGACAAGTCCCTCAATCACGGGGATCACGCGACGCAACTCTTCTGCTGCGTCAATCCGGATCGCTCCGGGTCTGGTTGACTCACCCCCGACGTCGACCAGATCGGCGCCCTGCTCCGTGAGCTCGATACCGTGCCGGATCGCCGAGGCGGGGTCGAGCCATTTGCCGCCGTCAGAGAACGAATCGGGCGTCACGTTGATGACTCCCATGACCAGGCAGCGGTCGCCTGCCAACCCGGGAACCATCGCTAGCGCGAAGTGATGAGGCCCATGGCCTCGGCTCGGGTTGCCGGATCGCGCAGCTGACCGCGTACGGCACTCGTGATCGTCTTGGCGCCACCCTTGCGTACGCCTCGCATCGTCATACACAGGTGCTCGGCCTCGATCACGACGATGACGCCGCGCGGTTCGAGGTGCTCGACCAGCGCTTCGGCGATGTCGGTCGTCAGTCGCTCCTGCACCTGCGGGCGACGGGAGAACACGTCGACAACCCGGGCAAGCTTGGAGAGGCCAGTGACCTTGCCACCCTCAGACGGGATGTAGCCGACATGGGCAACACCGAAGAACGGAACCAGGTGGTGCTCGCACATCGACCACATCTCGATGTCCTTGACCAGCACGAGCTCGTCATGACCAACCTCGAAGACGGCGGTGAGCACTTCCTCCGGCGTCTGGTCGAGCCCTGCAAGTAGCTCGACGTACGACTTGGCGACCCGAGCAGGGGTGTCTCGCAGACCGTCACGGTCTGGGTCCTCGCCGACCGCGAACAGCAGCTCGCGGATTGCTGCCTCGGCGCGAGGCAGGTCGACCGTCACGCGGTCTCCGGAGCGTCAGGCGCTGGGGCATCGGGTCCGGTGTCGGGACCAATCACCACGCCGACCTCGGGCGTGTGCCCATTGGCACTGGGACGCGGCGCTCCTTCAACCGGCGGGACCTTGGACGGCACGCGAGTCTTGGAACCCGTCCACGGGGGACGGATCTTGCGACGACGCAGCGGCTCGAAGATCTCGGCGACCTCAGC from the Aeromicrobium panaciterrae genome contains:
- the folB gene encoding dihydroneopterin aldolase; this encodes MAIPEGLDRIDLRGVSAHGRHGLFDFERENGQLFSVDVSLGLDLGPAARDNDLTKSVDYGVLAQGVHDAIVNDPVDLIETVALRIADMCLSDESVQWVSVTVHKPEAPIAVTFSDVAVTIERSRQ
- the folE gene encoding GTP cyclohydrolase I FolE — protein: MTVDLPRAEAAIRELLFAVGEDPDRDGLRDTPARVAKSYVELLAGLDQTPEEVLTAVFEVGHDELVLVKDIEMWSMCEHHLVPFFGVAHVGYIPSEGGKVTGLSKLARVVDVFSRRPQVQERLTTDIAEALVEHLEPRGVIVVIEAEHLCMTMRGVRKGGAKTITSAVRGQLRDPATRAEAMGLITSR
- the folK gene encoding 2-amino-4-hydroxy-6-hydroxymethyldihydropteridine diphosphokinase → MTESPTPYVLDADTMTGGMRPIRQAVVAFGSNMGDRHGRIQGGVSTLEDTPEVTVVAISSVYETEPIGTPDGSDKFLNAVVLIDTTLTVHTLLDRALAIEDAFGRERSEPGAPRTLDVDLIIVGDRVADDDQLILPHPRAHERGFVLVPWLEIDPEGEIPGKGFVADLISGVDTTGVTKREDLEIIL
- a CDS encoding nuclear transport factor 2 family protein, whose amino-acid sequence is MTEAALATHRAFYDAVETGDVDLMASLWVDDPETSCVHPGAVPLRGTQAVLRSWTVLMANVGYIQFFLTEREVTALPPNDDDPSVVVITCTENILSGGEATGAETFSGAKAVCTSILVRDGAGWKFWSRHASPVAEIGNLDSEG